A genomic stretch from Erigeron canadensis isolate Cc75 chromosome 9, C_canadensis_v1, whole genome shotgun sequence includes:
- the LOC122583835 gene encoding NAC domain-containing protein 90-like: MEGGRRIVEPGFRFYPTEEELITFYLKHKLHGTNTSNVLQRIDLVIPQLHIYDSYPWDLPQHAGELCRGDPEQWFFFVPRQENEARGGRTSRLTTSGYWKATGSPSVVYSSGNRGIGIKRTLVFYSGRAPTGRKTKWKMIEYKAFQEEPSSNTNRNPKLIHDLSLCRIYIKSSCLRAFDRRPSGGVAIREPQRPVLLQTNDDHSATTSTHDFNLQPVVAEGAMLTTTCSSHDDHSRNSSETMESCFTMEIDNDANFIWDWKESHK; the protein is encoded by the exons ATGGAGGGAGGAAGAAGAATTGTGGAACCGGGGTTTAGGTTCTACCCAACCGAAGAAGAGTTGATAACATTCTATTTAAAACACAAGCTACATGGCACGAACACAAGCAACGTACTGCAACGTATCGATCTAGTGATCCCTCAGCTTCATATTTATGATTCATATCCATGGGATCTCCCTC AACATGCAGGGGAGCTATGTCGAGGAGATCCAGAACAATGGTTCTTCTTCGTTCCTAGACAAGAGAACGAAGCAAGAGGGGGAAGAACTTCCCGCCTCACGACTTCTGGATACTGGAAAGCCACTGGATCTCCGAGTGTCGTATACTCTTCAGGCAATCGAGGTATTGGAATCAAGAGAACCTTGGTGTTCTACAGTGGTAGAGCTCCCACAGGGAGGAAGActaaatggaaaatgattgaATATAAGGCTTTCCAAGAAGAGCCCTCTTCAAACACTAACCGTAACCCTAAG TTGATACATGACTTGAGTTTGTGccgaatatatataaagtcaaGTTGTTTGAGGGCGTTCGACAGAAGGCCATCTGGTGGAGTTGCGATTCGTGAGCCACAACGGCCAGTACTTCTACAAACCAACGATGACCATAGTGCAACCACGTCAACTCATGATTTCAACCTTCAACCAGTAGTAGCAGAGGGGGCAATGTTAACGACGACCTGTAGCTCACATGATGATCATAGCCGTAATTCATCAGAAACCATGGAGTCTTGCTTCACGATGGAGATCGATAATGATGCGAATTTTATTTGGGACTGGAAAGAAAGCCATAAGTAA
- the LOC122581494 gene encoding putative disease resistance RPP13-like protein 1 codes for MEVILGAFVTVLFEKLASADLIRLARSAGIYSELNKWNGKLLQIQAVLVDAGHKHLRQTSVQLWLNKLQHLAYEIDDVLDDLSTEAARRQMNEASTCTTKVLNIIPTKVHAFKYGRKMGFKLDEITSKMHALVEEKNMLGLIDNVQRSDRKRTEETSLVDIPSVVGREGDKELLLGIGKTTLAQVLYNEKKVKDHFELKSWVCVSDEFDVFSISMAIFIDVGGVVTTFKSLNQLQVALSEKLSNKRFLLVLDDVWNEDKTQWELLQRPFCVGAPGSKIIVTTRKNKVATVVDSTQAYPLEILSSEKALCLLAQNAFGELNFDLHPTFRLHGEGIVNKCGRLPLALITIGRVLRSKTNYEEWEDLLNCEIWNILNEGNILPALRLSYYDLPPHLKQMFAYCCLFPKDYMFDTDELVLLWMAEGFLHKSNGDISMEKYGHQCFRELESRSFFQHSTSDKSRYTMHDLISDLAMNVAGEFFYILGDKMDVDEGMEVLEKFHHFSFVRQRYGLYKTFKALQRA; via the coding sequence ATGGAAGTAATTCTTGGTGCATTTGTTACTGTGTTGTTTGAAAAGCTGGCATCTGCTGACTTGATCAGGCTAGCTCGATCAGCAGGTATCTATTCTGAACTCAACAAATGGAACGGTAAATTGTTGCAGATCCAAGCTGTCCTTGTTGATGCAGGCCACAAGCACTTAAGACAGACATCTGTTCAGTTGTGGCTTAACAAGCTCCAACATTTGGCCTATGAAATTGATGATGTACTCGATGACTTGAGCACTGAAGCTGCACGACGCCAGATGAATGAAGCCAGTACCTGCACTACTAAGGTATTGAACATCATTCCAACCAAAGTTCATGCTTTTAAATATGGCCGTAAGATGGGTTTTAAGCTGGATGAGATTACATCCAAAATGCATGCTCTTGTTGAGGAGAAAAATATGTTGGGTTTGATTGATAATGTTCAGAGATCAGATAGAAAACGAACTGAAGAAACTTCACTGGTTGATATACCCAGTGTAGTGGGTCGGGAAGGGGATAAAGAGCTATTGCTGGGGATTGGCAAAACTACTCTTGCTCAAGTTTTGTACAATGAAAAGAAAGTGAAAGATCACTTTGAACTTAAGTCATGGGTTTGTGTTTCTGATGAGTTCGATGTGTTTAGTATTAGTATGGCTATTTTTATAGATGTTGGTGGGGTAGTCACGACTTTTAAATCTCTAAATCAGCTTCAAGTGGCGCTTTCAGAAAAACTCTCCAATAAAAGGTTCCTGCTCGTTCTAGACGATGTCTGGAATGAAGACAAAACTCAGTGGGAACTCCTCCAACGCCCTTTTTGTGTTGGGGCACCTGGAAGTAAAATTATTGTCACAACACGGAAGAATAAGGTTGCAACAGTTGTAGACTCCACTCAAGCTTACCCTTTAGAGATTTTGTCAAGTGAGAAAGCTTTATGTTTGCTTGCTCAAAATGCCTTCGGTGAACTGAACTTTGATTTACATCCAACATTTAGATTGCATGGTGAAGGTATCGTGAATAAATGTGGAAGACTGCCTTTGGCTTTAATAACAATTGGAAGGGTGTTGAGATCAAAAACAAACTATGAAGAATGGGAGGACTTGTTGAATTGTGAGATTTGGAATATACTCAATGAAGGTAATATTCTTCCGGCCCTAAGGCTAAGCTACTATGATCTCCCTCCACATCTGAAGCAAATGTTTGCTTATTGCTGCTTATTCCCCAAAGATTACATGTTTGACACGGATGAACTTGTCCTGCTTTGGATGGCAGAAGGGTTCTTGCACAAGTCAAATGGTGACATTTCAATGGAGAAGTATGGCCATCAGTGCTTTAGAGAGCTAGAGTCAAGGTCGTTTTTCCAGCATTCAACTAGTGATAAATCACGATACACAATGCATGACCTCATTAGTGACTTGGCAATGAATGTTGCTGGagagtttttttatattttaggtgATAAGATGGACGTTGACGAGGGAATGGAAGTTTTGGAGAAGTTCCACCACTTTTCTTTTGTTCGTCAACGATATGGACTATACAAAACGTTCAAGGCATTACAGAGGGCTTAA